The Merismopedia glauca CCAP 1448/3 DNA window GCTAAAGAAGTTTTACCCGTTCCTGGCTTGCCCGTGACTAACAAAGGTCGTCTCAAATACAAGGCAGCATTGACCATATTAATAACACTATTTCGGTCATTAATCTTATCGGTATGAATCCGAAAACTTTGCCCTCTTTCCTTATCCCTTACCTTCTCATCTACCCTCTCACAAAACTTTTGCCATCGTTGTTCTATTTCTCGAACTATTGCCTCATCGGTGCCAATAAATTTACGCCAACTTGGAGGTGGAGGAAGGCGATTAATATCATTGTGAGGTTCGCTATTACCTTTAAATATTTTCCAGTCAGTCATTGTTTAATTTTCCTATCTTTGGTTACTGTCCAGGCGCGATTAATTCAACCATTACGTCAGGAGTTAAACGATAGGGATTTTCCCAAAGGATGGCTAAGTGAAACCCTAAATGTTCCTCGGTTTGTGCGTCAGCTTTTTCTCTAGTCTGTCTTACCGATTCACATAAATAACATAATGGTTTAAAAGTTAAGATTTCATCGAGTGCAGTTACTCGATCTAAATTAGGAATATCATTTCTAATCCAAATAGCAATAGGTGTTGTTGCTTGTAAAATCGCTCTAAATAAATCTTTTCTCATAGATTCAGGATGAGCGCAAGTAACTTTAAGTCCAACTTTATCTTTTAAGTTACTCCTCAATAACTTCCAGTTAAAACTCTCCATTTCTTGAAGATGTTCAAATAAATCTGGCAGAGGTTCATTCTGTAAAATATCCCTAACTTTATCCCAATATTCATACCATTGAGACAGATAAGAATCTAGGTAATCAGGATTAAGACGTTCTAGCGATCGCAGTCTAATTGGATATTGAATTCCTAAAGTAATTTCATCTGCTATTGGATCGGGAGTTTTCCAGCGATCTATCTCGATGCACATCAAGTTACTAGGTAAAAAAAACTCTATAATCAAGCGATACTTTTTGCCTCTAAGATACTTAAGAGCTTTTTTGATGAACTTATTTAATTGTTGTTCAAGAAACTTATTTAACTGTTCTTGTTTATTGAGAGAATTAATATTTTTGTTGAACTTCCACAAAATACCTTTTTGCTGTTCGCTTTCTTGAACCAGAGGTTCAAACTTAGATATATCTTTAACTGAATCATCAATAATCAACCAAGCATTTAACAAAAACTGCTCGTTAGAATCTTCATTAGGTTCAAGAGTGACAATTAAATATGATTCTAATTTTCTCGATTGGGTAGAAAAAAGATCTGTTGATGATTTATTCTTGATATTTTCTGGATGCTTTTTTGAGGCTAATTCGTTCGATATCTCCTTGAGTTGATGGCGAATTTCTAGAGGTACATTTTTATCTTGACTTAAACGTTCAAAAAATTCAGGTAATCGTCTGAACTGTTCGATTGTCTGTAATCTTTGTGCGATGTCATTTTCGGCTAAATTCCACACACCAGCATCGGGAGGTAAGGAATCTTGGTAGGCTTGTTGGATGCTTTCTAGAGGGATTTTACCCCAATCTAAATCTGGCAATGATTCTTGACGAAAACTGCTTGATTTGCTTTCTCCAGCTAACATTTGAATAAACGTACAATTTTTGTAAACATTTCGTTTATCAA harbors:
- a CDS encoding VMAP-C domain-containing protein — its product is MINPEELIDRIAKNQQTDADIVALHQLLSACDRQAMTQLGKYNVNIPAGKKIHIGDRIYNQLDQEAMAAIVKAIQAASGIHQDTQGGDAAGRDIDKRNVYKNCTFIQMLAGESKSSSFRQESLPDLDWGKIPLESIQQAYQDSLPPDAGVWNLAENDIAQRLQTIEQFRRLPEFFERLSQDKNVPLEIRHQLKEISNELASKKHPENIKNKSSTDLFSTQSRKLESYLIVTLEPNEDSNEQFLLNAWLIIDDSVKDISKFEPLVQESEQQKGILWKFNKNINSLNKQEQLNKFLEQQLNKFIKKALKYLRGKKYRLIIEFFLPSNLMCIEIDRWKTPDPIADEITLGIQYPIRLRSLERLNPDYLDSYLSQWYEYWDKVRDILQNEPLPDLFEHLQEMESFNWKLLRSNLKDKVGLKVTCAHPESMRKDLFRAILQATTPIAIWIRNDIPNLDRVTALDEILTFKPLCYLCESVRQTREKADAQTEEHLGFHLAILWENPYRLTPDVMVELIAPGQ